TCCAATACTCGCCCAGTGGTATCAAAAAAATCAATTAAAGATTCGCGAAAAAGAGTTAGCGCTTGAGCTTAAACGGCTTGTAGAAGAAAAGACAAAAAAATTTGTGGCCGAAATGGACAAAAAATTTGAGGAAGAAAAAAAAACTATAGCATCGTCATTGGCGGAAAATGTCACTTTGATCGAAAAGCGTGCGACTAAAGCAGAAGGATACGTTTTTCAACTTCAGGGCAACGGCAACATTGAGCGTGGTGATTATGTTCAATCTTGTATTGATTACTTGGCCGCCGCTAGGTCTTATTGCAAGTGTAATAATGGTAGCAATTTACCCACGATTCTCAATATTTTATCTGATAAAATATTACCCAAGCTGAATATGGAACAGCTAAAGGAAGATGGACTAAGTGAGAGTATTGCATATCAACTTGAGGAAGTTTCAAAAACAAATCATAACGGCTTTTTAGATGTACTTTTGATTAAAACAAATGAGGCTTTCCGAAAAGCAAAAGAAAGACGTGGCTAGCCAGATCTGGCTAAAGATTTTCAAATTTTCCCGACCGCGAGTGTGGCGGGACTTGATTCAAACAAATCAACAAACCAAAAAACATAACTGAAATATGGCACTAAATGTAAAGCCTCTCGGTGACCGCATCCTCGTGGAAGCTGTCGAAGAGAAGGAAACCAAAAAGGGCGGCATCATCATTCCCGATTCCGCCAAAGAGAAACCCACGGAAAGCATCATCGTCGCCCTCGGCACCGGAAAGACCGATGACAACGGCAAGAAAGTCCCCTTCGAAGTGAAGAAGGGCGACCGCGTGCTGGTCTCCAAATACGGCGGCACGGAAATCAAATTGGACGGCAAGGA
This genomic interval from Verrucomicrobiia bacterium contains the following:
- the groES gene encoding co-chaperone GroES — encoded protein: MALNVKPLGDRILVEAVEEKETKKGGIIIPDSAKEKPTESIIVALGTGKTDDNGKKVPFEVKKGDRVLVSKYGGTEIKLDGKEYKILNSDDILAVIE